Genomic segment of Triticum aestivum cultivar Chinese Spring chromosome 6A, IWGSC CS RefSeq v2.1, whole genome shotgun sequence:
gcaccgtcatgatcaccatcgtcaccggcgcgacaccttgatctccatcgtagcatcgttgtcgtctcgccaatcttatgcttccacgactatcactaccgcttagtaataaagtaaagcattacatcgcgattgcattgcatacaataaagcgacaaccatatggctcctgccagttgccgataacttggttacaaaacatgatcatctcatacaataaaattcagcatcatgccttgaccatatcacatcacaacatgccctgcaaaaacaagttagacgtcctctactttgttgttgcaagttttacgtggctgctacgggcttaagcaagaactcatctcacctacgcatcaaaaccacaacgatagtttgtcaaatagactccgttttaaccttctcaaggaccgggcgtagccacactcggttcaactaaagttggagagacagtcgcccgcaagccatctatgtgcaaagcacgtcgagggaaccggtctcgcgtaagcgtacgcgtaaggttggtccgggtcgtctcgtccaacaataccgccgaaccaaagtatgacatgctggtaggcagtatgacttgtatcgcccacaactcacttgtgttctactcgtgcaaataacatcaaaccataaaacctaggctcggatgccactgttggggaacgtagtaatttcaaaaaaattcctacgcacacgcaagatcatggtgatgcatagcaacgagggggagagtctgatctacgtacccttgtagatctcaacggaagcgttgacacaacgtagaggaagtagtcgtacgtcttcttcccgatccgaccgatccaagcaccgttactccggcacctccgagttcttagcacacgttcagctcgatgacgatccccgggctccgatccagcaaagcttcggggaggagttccgtcagcacgacggcgtggtgacgatcttgatgtattaccgacgcagggcttcgcctaagcactacaacgatataatcgaggtggaatatggtggcagggggcaccgcacacgactaaggaacgatcttaatgatcaacttgtgtttctagaggtgcccctgccccgtatataaaggatacaaggggaggggctggccggccaaggagggaggcgcaggaggagtcctactcctaccgggagtaggactcccccctccaatcctattccaactaggactccaagggggaaagagagagagaggtggccggccacctctcctagtcctaataggactaggggaggggggaggcgcgcagccctccatggcagcccctttcacctttccactaaggcccatgtaggcccatttggctcccggggggttccggtaaccctcccggtattccggtaaaatcccgatttcacccggaacacttccgatgtccaaacataggcttccaatatatcaatctttatgtctcgaccatttcgagactcctcgtcatgtccgtgatcacatccgggactccgaacaaccttcggtacatcaaaatgcataaactcataataactgtcatcgtaacgttaagcgtgcggaccctacggttcgagaacaatgtagacatgaccgagacacgtctccggtcaataaccaatagcgggacctggatgcccatattggctcctacatattctacgaagatctttatcggtcagaccgcataacaacatacgttgttccctttgtcatcggtatgttacttgcccgagattcgatcgtcggtatccaatacctagttcaatctcgttaccggcaagtctctttactcgttccgtaatacatcatctcacaactaacatattagttgcaatgcttgcaaggcttagtgatgtgcattaccgagagggcccagagatacctctccgacaatcggagtgacaaatcctaatctcgaaatacgccaacccaacatctacctttggagacacctgtagtactcctttataatcacccagttacgttgtgacgtttggtagtacccaaagtgttcctccggcaaacgggagttgcataatctcatagtcataggaacatgtataagtcatgaagaaagcaatagcaacatactaaacgatcgggtgctaagctaatggaatgggtcatgtcaatcagatcattcaactaatgatgtgacctcgttaatcaaataacaactctttgtccatggttaggaaacataaccatctttgattaacgagctagtcaagtagaggcatactagtgacactctgtttgtctatgtattcacacatgtattatgtttccggttaatacaattctagcatgaataataaacatttatcatgatataaggaaataaataataactttattattgcctctagagcatatttccttcaccccgagggggcacaacccacctgggcgcgccctacctgggggcctaggcgcgccttggtaggttgtgcccacctcggtggcctcccgcaccgcctctttgctctataaataccccaaaattcCAAAATCcctagggagtcgacgaaacacagttccagccgccgcaaattccagaaaccacagattcaatctagacaccatcatggaggggctCATGCAGCGCCCAAGAtccgattctatcccaatcacgtgatgaattcatgattggggcacaaccgggAAGAGTCTGGTCTACCTTCTTTTATTACACTTGAAGTCCTAAACTTTTTTTTATCACATTTTGGGTAAACGTTGGATTCCTGAAAATGCCATTGGCCGATTTTGCAACCATATGGGAGGGAGGGGGTCTTTGCCTTGCCAATCCGGGAATGAGCTAGAGGTTGTGGCGTCACCAGAGGAGGATGAGTCTAAGGGTTTGACGGTGCGGGTGCGAGGTGGTCGCTAGCGCCAGAGAAGAAGGGGGAGGTCGTGTATCAACAACGCCGGCCACAAGTGATGCTGGATGGCTGCTCGGCTTATGGCGGAGGTCATGTCGACGAGTACGAGAGGAAGGGATTCTTCACGGCTGAGTCCAAAAACAGAAATAATATTGCCAGAAATTGATAAGGTAGCATTTCCATTTCTTCTTCAAAAAGTGCCTTTTTGATGCAAGAATTACCTTTCCTTAATATCGAACATATATAATGCATAAGAGGATCCATAAAGAATCATAGGGTTTTCCGAGAAAAACCAAGGTACATTATCCCAAAATGTTTCATCTTTCTAGAAAAGTGGATTCGTTCCAGAAAAGTTCCAGAAGATGCTAATGGTAACCAAGAAGATTGTTTATgaagaaacaacaacaaaaattcaTATTCTGATACAATCGAAATAGtctttcattttctttttgaaaaaaatatcttcttcttcttcttcttcttcttcttcttcttcttcttcttcttcttcttcttcttttttgcagaCACATGGCAAATTGGCAGCCCCTTattcttatcgcattacttgttTTGGCAGAAATCGACTGCCTTACAAGTGAGTGCTATCGACAGCCGAGGGGACACATAGAGAAATAATATGGAGACATGATCAACTGGACATGATAATGGTCGAATCAGCTAGAGCTACCATAACAGTCTCTTACATGCATGCTCATCACAGACACGAAACTAGTATGATAACACTCCTAATTTTTCTCATCAAAGCATCATGATAAGACACAGGCAGGCAGCTACCAAGACAAGCGGAAGAAGGAAGTGGAAAATGCAGGCTACATGACAGAGGACAAGAACCAACCAAATTAACCCAGCAAGCCACAGCCTGGACGATGCCTAGCTACGGGATGGATGCTCAGTTGAAGCCACAGCCCGGCCGGCTTCACTTCTTCTGCACCCTGCAGTCTGGAGAGTTTGGCTGCAAGGGCTGCCTCGACGCATCCGCACTGTTGAAATCGATGGCCAGCCCGACGGGGCTCGACGACTTGCACTTCTGCTGCAACACCAAGGACGACACATTGTTAATGATGTCAATGTAGCCAGACTGACAGCTCATCTACTGCCTGTGCTGTGCGTGTACTAAATTAAATTAAATCAGTACACACTTGAGCTTTTATGGTTGGTTGGTGTTTTTACCTTGGTGGGATTAGTGGCAGAGTGCTGCTTTGTTTCAGACCGATGTTTCTGCTCCTTCTCCAGCAAGCACAGCAGCCTCTTGTTGGCTTCGTCAAGAGCTCTGTTCTCCTCGAATAGCAACTTAACCTTGAATGAAACACGCAAGAAACGTCTAACCATCAGAACCGCGGTAGTGTGTTGCATAAATCTATTGACATTCACTGATAAGGTGATAAAAGTCGCAGGTGCAAAACATAGGTGTTGCAAGGATAAGAGAGgttcagtatatatatatatatatatatatatatatatatatatatatatatatatatatatatatatatatgtatcttACGTCCTCCTCTGCTTTGTTTAGACTGGTCTTGAGTAATCTTACGTCCTCCTCTGCTTTGTTTAGACTGGCCTTGAGTATCTCCTTGTCCCTCTGCAGGGCTTGCACTTGTTCAGTAAGCTGTACATGAGTAAGATGAATGTTGGAGGATGAGGTTAAACAGCAAAACATAAATAGGTGGACAACCAAGCATTGCACTCGTAATTACAGAACAGCCACCACAGTAGCATATATCATGCAAGCAGAATGTTCAATGAATTGCAGATCTAATACTGATGCAAGCAGAATGTTTAATGTTCATCTGATTGATGGCGATGGAGCTCTACAGTTGCCAGACCAAGAATGAACCATGTAACAAGACTAGTCAAACTGAATATGCATCAAGTGATTAAAATCCATGGATGATATAATTCATCAACTGATATGCGCAGCTAAGCAACTTTCCCAATGGGAAGAACCCACAAGAACAGACAAGAAATGGATATTTTAAACAGGATTGCAGGCTGTCTGTGTGTGTATTCAATCAAATCAGTAAATATTTGAGCTTTACGGTAGGGTGGTGTTTTTACCTTGGTGGGGTTGCTGGACTTCAGCAAACAACCGCGGACTTCATGTTCAGTGCTCCTGTCATCACCAATCAAACAAGGAGGCCAAGCCATAGTATATGGATATGCATTGTCATGAGACATGCCTTGCATCAGGAACTCAATCTTCATGGTCTTAATTGAAAGGTAGAAGAACCAGCTGTCCTCTGTGAAAGCACGTGTGCACGTCATGGAGAAGTACACGCGTCCAGACCTGACTTCCACAATTCTGACTTGGTCCTGCCACTCCTCATCAATTTCTGCCCTCAAAGAGATTATGTCCTGCAGCACCCAGCTCTCAATCCCATCGCCGTCCCCGCTGCGGATCCAAACATGGAGAAGATCATCAGTTGATGCATAGACCATGCAGAGCTTTCCATCCTCGGTATCCCCAACCATGGAATCACCGTCCGTTGCCAGCGAGGGTAGATACAGAGAGGAGACTTCCATGGTGGCTCTGTTTATCCTGATCGCGCGTCCTTCGCCACAGAGAGACTGATAAATAGAACCACCCAGCAGAGTGGTAACACTGTCTTGCATGTTGAATTCACCACCGATTTCCATCCAGGAGTGGACGTCCCAATCCCTCGTTTCCGACGAGAAGATGGCGGCACGAACCCTAGACACTTGCGTGCACACACAGACCACGTGGAACGGCCAGGGGTTCTCTGAAAACTGCAGATGGAAACAAAGGGTGAACTTACGGTCACTCACTTCCCAAGCATCCTCGGGCACCGGGATGATGTCCACGGCCCAGGTCATGGGGTTCACGACAGCGACGGACACCATGTTCCACCGGAGGATGTAACCGTCGCGGCAGTCCATGATGCTCCAGCAGGACGCGtgctcgtcgtcgtcgtcctccgcagggagggaggtgaggaagaagTCGCCGCGGCGGAGTGCGGCGTTGACGTCGGGATCTGAGCGGCAGAAGGGGGCAAAGGAGCGGACGCTGCCCTCGTTGATTTCGAGGAAGATCCCGACGAGGGGCGCCGGGTGGAGGGCGCGGAAGAGGCTGCGGAAGGACCGGGAGGAGCGGACGGCGCCGAGCCACGAGCGGCAAGTGAGCGCGGCGCGGACGAGGGCCGGCAAGCTCGGCAGGCGGAGGAAGATCTCGAGGAGTTGATCTTGGCCGAGCGAGGATATGGTGGtggttccggcggcggcggtagCAAGGGTGGTGGTAGTGGCCATGGAGGGGATTGGCagagccgccggcggcagcagttTGCTGCTCATTGCTCGAAAGACTCTAGGTGTTAACCTGCAGGAGAGAGGGAAAAATGGCAAGATGAGATAATGTTCATATCATTAGGAAAAAATAGGCCATTGTAGCTCACATAAACACATCTGCTACTATGCAGAACACAAGCACCCACTTGCACTTGGTATATTTCGGTATCTAGGACACCCAGCACTCACAGCACTAGGGCTAGTCTAATATATACACCTGTTTGCAGAAGCCAATGGAACTGAAACACAGCTAGCACATGAACAAACATGAAGTGTTCTTAATAAGAGACAAATACAAGTACTTTATATAACTAACTTCAAGAAACAAGAACACTTGTAGGCATGAAGAGATAGAACCAATAGTTAATAGCATGCTACCTCTTATTGTCAATTGCTTTTACTACGCCCACATTCCATTGGGGCAGATCCTGCTTCCCTGCCACGGGATTTGGTTGGTGCATAGAAGAAAGAATTGGCCTTGAGGAGCTTTTAGCAACTGCAGATGAGTTAACACCTGCTCTTTTGAAACTTGTAACACTTACGGATCTGCGGCATTGCTCATTAGCCGCTTGACTAGAGCGTGCGGCCAAGCTAAGAGTAGAGATTGTATCTTGGCAGGAAACTTCTTCCTGCATCAACCATGAAATGTTAAAAGAAGAATGAAAATTGGATACTAGTTATAACTGATACTACATATTAATATTAATTCCAACAGGTAGGTAAGCTTGAAACATAAAGAAGTACGTACATAGCAAACAGTCACAAGTAGTGGTAACTTAAAATATTTTGTACTACACGTTCTGTTTACTTACTAGCACCTAAGAATGGATAAGACCTGAATTATGGCATCGATGTGTGTCTTGTCAATAAAAGGAGTGCAAGTATTGCACTATTTGATTTGAGGAACACAAGCATTGGTCATGAACAAAGCAAGGTCATTTGAGATGAAGATGTTGAGTATCTTACCAAGCAGGCGATCACCACAGCCCCGCTCGTCTTGCACAAAGAATCCTGCAAAATACGAGTAACTTTGCTCTGCCTATAGGGCACAAAGTTCTGGTTGCTGTTGAGCGCTTGCACGACATTCATCAAGGTGTACATGGTCTTGTTGCTCGACAGAGCACTGCCAGTTTTCTGCTTGGGATCTACATAGTCTAACACAAGAACCAAACATAAGGCAGATACCACATGGTAGAATGTCAGCGAGCCAGTGCGAGTGAGAAGACCACAAACCTGTGAGGCTGAGAAAGTTAATCTTGGCCACAGCACGTTCTTTGCCGTCCTGATCAGAGCTAGATATGAGCCCTTGATGCCCCTTGGTGGGTAGCTGGGTAGAAGAAGCTTTAGTTGGTCGCTGCTGGGTAGAAAAAGGTTTAGCGGGTTGCTGCTTGTCCTGGTTTCCATCAAAACAACCCAACTGCAAAAAATCCTCAATTGACTTCACATGAACCTGCAAAGGAAAATCAATATTAATACAATGAAATCGCCACTCGGATACTTGGGATGCCAAAACAATTGGTATGAGTGCCAGGGACAAGCATACATAAAGCCAATCGAAGTGTATTTTGTTACACTCTGTTTAATTTGGAAAGAGGCTCTGTTTATTAGAGCAGAGTAAGCATTATTTATTGATTTATACTAGAGCACCTTGGACAGGCCCTTGAGATGGGTCTTCCCCTGGGCATCATCCAGCACCAGAACCTCTTGCTCCTTGGGCTCCAGCAGATCAAAGATGTGGGTGTCCTGGACCACCAGGTAGGATGAGACCTTGACGGCACCGCTGATGGATGCAGCGAACTGGAGGATCTCCTCCATTGCGATGGTGACCAGGCCCGGCTGGTCCTGCGACCCCTGAGATCGAGCAGGAATCGCGTACACAGATTAGAAATTATAGATGCATCCATGCATGCTGTCTGGCATATTGTCTGAAATGGTAAGAATGGTGGGGGACCTTGAAGAGGTggtccttggcggcggcggcgccgcacGCGACGACACAGGCATTGTTGCTGCTGCCGGTGGTGGTGGTCTGCTGGGCCTGGGCGAGGAGGGGGTGTAGCTCGTGGAGGAAGATGTGGCGGTTGTCCTCGTCCAGCAGGTAGCACCAGTCCAGCCTGTGCTCCTCCTTGCGCTGGCTCCTGCAGGGAAGAAGGGTTCATTTGAAGTTGTGCGTGAGATCAACCTGCAGTGGGGTTCAGGGAATCCTTGAATGAATTACCCTTGGGACGAAGACGACGgggcggccgcggccgcggagGTGAAGGAGAGGATCGCGCCGGCGCGGGGACGACGGCCACGCGCGGCGGCGACCTGGAACAACGAAGTCCCAGCGGTGGCCGCAGCTGTGGGTGTGCAGAAAGGCGGCGGAGCGTGCCGGgattggtcggcggcggcggtgctggagACAGGGTGAGGGCTCGAGGCAGAAAGAATatattttttttgagacaatcgaGGCAGAAAGAATGAGAGAGAGTGAGGAGAGAGGGCCGTCTCGGGCTGAGCcatacctggccaaacgggccggcccggcccggcacGGCCCGTCAGGGCACGATTACTATGccggccgtgccgtgccggcccgcgtgctgcgcccccaggcccaggcacggcccagttagtaaacgggccggcacgttggcccgtttagcacggtGGGCCGCGTATTTTTAGCCTGTTATTTGACGCACTGAGGGTTTTTTAGCCTATTTTAACATGTTGGGCCATATATAGatgtataaaaaataaaaaaatgtaatcgggccgtgccgtgccggcccgcgtgcccagcCTCCAGGCCCAAGCACGGCCCAGGGCGTGCCGCGTGCTGGGCCCAGCCCGTTTAGACCGTGTCGTGCCTGGCCCAAGGTGGGGCGTGCTGGCGTGCTCACGGGCCGGCCCGAAAAACCCGGTGACGAGGACATGTATTAGGGGTAGGGTAACAGGCTGACCTAAAGGccctacccatggacaccgtatactttgtactgggcccctgggccagatcgccgtctagatgtaccgcaacttgaaagtcactcgAACGGCGACAACCACTCGGAGCACGACACTtcactcgacgagctcattccactcgaccatgtaactcactcggatatgcaaAGACCAATAGTTAGCATGACGGTCTTGTAGTGGGCAGGCattatggcattgatgctccaccgtgtaacataaggggtgagggggtggcgcactctatataagccaccccccactgCTAGACTAAGGGGCGGGgcttctatctctctctctttcaccgttagtctcaggactacggggatccgttctcctctcattgtactctccggatacatactaagataaaacaaagcctctccggagcacgagacgtagggttgttatctccatcgtgagaggcccgaactcgctaaaccaccgtgtcacccaaaTGCAtcttgatagatcatgctcctttatcctacccctctcttattgtcggaatcgttaccacgaaagttggcacccaccttggggcatggcgtctatcaaGCCATGATGCAGATGGTTTCTTTTTCATTCATCTATGTCTAATTTCCTGTTCATCCGGATCGAATTGTTCATCTTCACAACTAGAACTAAAGCATGGCAGAAAGGAGGAGAAAAGATCTACATCTCTATTCG
This window contains:
- the LOC123129820 gene encoding uncharacterized protein, which codes for MAQPETALSPHSLSFFLPRLSQKKYILSASSPHPVSSTAAADQSRHAPPPFCTPTAAATAGTSLFQVAAARGRRPRAGAILSFTSAAAAAPSSSSQGSQRKEEHRLDWCYLLDEDNRHIFLHELHPLLAQAQQTTTTGSSNNACVVACGAAAAKDHLFKGSQDQPGLVTIAMEEILQFAASISGAVKVSSYLVVQDTHIFDLLEPKEQEVLVLDDAQGKTHLKGLSKVHVKSIEDFLQLGCFDGNQDKQQPAKPFSTQQRPTKASSTQLPTKGHQGLISSSDQDGKERAVAKINFLSLTDYVDPKQKTGSALSSNKTMYTLMNVVQALNSNQNFVPYRQSKVTRILQDSLCKTSGAVVIACLEEVSCQDTISTLSLAARSSQAANEQCRRSVSVTSFKRAGVNSSAVAKSSSRPILSSMHQPNPVAGKQDLPQWNVGVVKAIDNKRLTPRVFRAMSSKLLPPAALPIPSMATTTTLATAAAGTTTISSLGQDQLLEIFLRLPSLPALVRAALTCRSWLGAVRSSRSFRSLFRALHPAPLVGIFLEINEGSVRSFAPFCRSDPDVNAALRRGDFFLTSLPAEDDDDEHASCWSIMDCRDGYILRWNMVSVAVVNPMTWAVDIIPVPEDAWEVSDRKFTLCFHLQFSENPWPFHVVCVCTQVSRVRAAIFSSETRDWDVHSWMEIGGEFNMQDSVTTLLGGSIYQSLCGEGRAIRINRATMEVSSLYLPSLATDGDSMVGDTEDGKLCMVYASTDDLLHVWIRSGDGDGIESWVLQDIISLRAEIDEEWQDQVRIVEVRSGRVYFSMTCTRAFTEDSWFFYLSIKTMKIEFLMQGMSHDNAYPYTMAWPPCLIGDDRSTEHEVRGCLLKSSNPTKLTEQVQALQRDKEILKASLNKAEEDVRLLKTSLNKAEEDVKLLFEENRALDEANKRLLCLLEKEQKHRSETKQHSATNPTKKCKSSSPVGLAIDFNSADASRQPLQPNSPDCRVQKK